The Thermoanaerobacterales bacterium genome window below encodes:
- a CDS encoding NGG1p interacting factor NIF3 has product MKVGEIFSLAIRLGIENDPRGAAEVERLLARERERASELKDEDRPFYDEERLTNPYPDTRLLYGDPEREVRGCLVGIDMEAGEVLLADRLRERGEAVDLVIAHHPEGKALAGLHEVMHLQEDVLAAFGVPINVAEGILSSRISEVKRGLLPLNHNRAVDAARLLDIPLMCTHTVADNIVTGFLQRYLEERQPPTLGDVIKRLRELPEYAEAARLNAGPTLIVGSPERRAGKIFVDMTGGTSGSEDAYSKLAAAGVGTLVVMHMGEKHRKEAEKNHVNVIIAGHMASDSLGMNLLLDELEARGVKVIPAAGLIRVDRRAATEV; this is encoded by the coding sequence TTGAAAGTCGGTGAGATCTTCAGCCTGGCCATTCGCCTGGGAATCGAGAATGACCCGCGCGGAGCGGCGGAGGTGGAGCGCCTCCTGGCGCGCGAGCGGGAGCGGGCGTCGGAACTGAAGGATGAGGATCGGCCGTTCTACGACGAGGAGCGCCTCACCAACCCCTATCCCGACACGCGCCTTCTATATGGCGACCCGGAGCGTGAGGTCCGAGGCTGCCTGGTGGGCATCGATATGGAAGCGGGGGAGGTCCTGCTCGCCGACCGCCTGCGGGAGCGGGGGGAGGCCGTGGACCTGGTCATCGCCCATCATCCCGAAGGCAAGGCCCTGGCAGGCCTGCACGAGGTCATGCACCTGCAGGAGGACGTGCTGGCGGCTTTCGGGGTGCCGATCAACGTCGCCGAGGGGATCCTGTCCTCCCGGATCAGCGAGGTGAAGCGCGGCCTTCTGCCTTTGAACCACAACCGGGCCGTGGATGCCGCCCGGCTCCTGGACATCCCGCTGATGTGCACGCACACCGTGGCCGACAATATAGTGACGGGTTTTCTCCAGCGGTACCTCGAGGAAAGGCAGCCGCCGACGCTGGGGGACGTGATCAAGCGCCTGCGCGAGCTGCCCGAATACGCGGAGGCCGCGCGTTTGAACGCCGGTCCGACACTGATCGTCGGTTCGCCCGAACGGCGGGCCGGCAAGATCTTCGTTGACATGACCGGCGGCACGAGCGGGTCGGAGGATGCGTACAGCAAGCTGGCGGCGGCCGGGGTCGGCACGCTGGTCGTGATGCATATGGGCGAGAAGCACCGTAAAGAGGCCGAAAAGAACCACGTCAACGTCATCATCGCCGGCCACATGGCCAGCGACTCGCTGGGGATGAACCTGCTCCTTGATGAGCTGGAAGCACGGGGCGTGAAGGTTATCCCGGCCGCCGGCCTGATCCGCGTCGACCGCCGGGCGGCCACAGAAGTGTAG